One genomic segment of Theobroma cacao cultivar B97-61/B2 chromosome 6, Criollo_cocoa_genome_V2, whole genome shotgun sequence includes these proteins:
- the LOC18596074 gene encoding 40S ribosomal protein S30: MGKVHGSLARAGKVRGQTPKVAKQDKKKKPRGRAHKRMQYNRRFVTAVVGFGKKRGPNSSEK; the protein is encoded by the exons ATGG GTAAGGTTCACGGATCATTGGCACGTGCCGGGAAGGTGAGAGGGCAGACCCCAAAGGTGGCCAAACAagacaagaagaagaagcctAGAGGTCGCGCCCATAAGCGGATGCAGTACAATCGCCGTTTCGTCACCGCTG TTGTTGGCTTTGGGAAGAAGCGTGGACCCAACTCTTCAGAAAAGTGA
- the LOC18596076 gene encoding putative disease resistance protein RGA3, with the protein MADALVSAVLQQLTAVVYQEIEQEVTLVVDVRKEAQKLKSTLQTIQAVLIDAEKRQVKEEAVKLWLDKLKGTSYDMDDLIDEWNAFILTSQIAKKKVCYCVPSPCFSFSKIVLHRDFAVKIKDLNKRLQVIGREKDTFSFDLVRGNEEVERPITTSFIDVSEICGRDQDKHTILNKLLSENSQEQRGPHIISVVGMGGIGKTTLAQLAYNDQRVKAYFDKRIWVCVSDPFDEIRIAKAILEALTEVAPNVIELETLLQKIHHLIERKKFLLVLDDVWTEDCTKWESLKHSLKCGSPGSKILITTRKENVANIMGSTTLFPLGQLSEEECWLLFSQVAFFGRTSEECKCLEGIGRKIANKCKGLPLAAKVLGGLLRFKKSKEQWQSVLDSELWELEEAEKGIFPPLLLSYYDLSSTLKQCFSYCAIFLKDSVIEKDKLIKLWMAQGFFKGTKNKQVETIGQECFDDLAMRSFFQDFQKNENNSRILKCKMHDIVHDFARFLTKNECSMLEVKAVNDPKIESCTEKGRHLVVVLEKGCSFLFYIYNFQKLRSLLIKSYNKNSSIGGALPRLFDELICLRSLDLSWCLIKEIPKEIGKLICLRYLKLSNNHHLRELPETLCDLYNLQTLDLTRCRSLRTLPSGIGKLLNLRHLDNWETFRLRVMPKGLERLTCLRTLKELVVGDGCNDSGTFTIGDLANLSCLQGDLNIRGLGNATDLTEARKAKLRNKNDLIGLTLNFDFSTGRIGGEDIILEALQPPPYIERLEIRCFNGPLLFPSWLQSSTLAQLRRITLSNCRNWEYLPPLGKLPSLESLEMLNMKRVKTVGVEFLGVTREEGQASSPTSSLASSLSMIAFPNLTSLRFTNMGEWKDWISCEIASTRGAEVDIAVMPRLHSLDIQRCPMLKTLPDHLLRLTSLKELSIAWCPILSEYCRKEWPSISHIHDIRVDGVYVQRNGH; encoded by the coding sequence ATGGcagatgcacttgtttcagcAGTCTTGCAGCAGCTAACAGCTGTTGTTTATCAAGAAATTGAACAAGAGGTGACACTTGTTGTGGATGTCAGGAAAGAAGCTCAGAAGCTCAAGAGCACTCTCCAAACTATTCAAGCAGTGCTGATAGATGCTGAGAAAAGGCAAGTGAAGGAGGAAGCTGTCAAACTTTGGTTGGACAAGCTTAAAGGCACATCTTATGACATGGACGATTTGATAGATGAGTGGAACGCTTTTATTCTCACATCGCAAATTGCAAAGAAGAAGGTATGCTACTGTGTTCCCTCTCCATGCTTCTCTTTCAGTAAAATTGTTCTGCATCGGGATTTTGCTGTCAAGATAAAAGATCTAAATAAAAGACTCCAAGTGATTGGTAGAGAAAAAGATACGTTCAgttttgatttggttaggGGCAATGAAGAAGTCGAGCGACCAATCACTACCTCTTTTATTGATGTATCGGAGATTTGTGGTAGAGACCAAGATAAGCATACTATACTTAATAAGTTGCTGTCCGAGAATAGTCAAGAACAAAGAGGCCCCCATATCATCTCTGTGGTTGGAATGGGAGGTATTGGAAAAACAACTCTTGCCCAACTAGCCTACAATGATCAGAGGGTGAAAGCCTATTTTGATAAAAGAATATGGGTGTGTGTCTCAGATCCTTTTGATGAGATTAGAATTGCCAAAGCGATTCTTGAAGCTTTAACCGAGGTTGCTCCCAATGTTATTGAATTGGAGACTTTATTGCAGAAAATACATCACTTAattgagagaaagaaatttcttcttgttttggACGATGTGTGGACTGAAGATTGCACAAAGTGGGAATCATTGAAACACTCTCTAAAGTGTGGATCACCAGGAAGCAAAATTTTGATCACCACACGCAAGGAGAATGTTGCAAATATCATGGGTAGCACTACTCTGTTCCCGTTAGGCCAATTGTCTGAGGAGGAATGTTGGTTGTTGTTCAGTCAGGTCGCATTTTTTGGAAGGACTAGCGAGGAGTGCAAGTGTTTGGAGGGCATTGGTAGGAAGATAGCAAACAAATGCAAGGGTTTGCCGCTTGCTGCAAAGGTTCTTGGTGGACTCTTACGCTTCAAAAAATCCAAAGAACAGTGGCAGAGTGTGTTGGACAGTGAACTATGGGAacttgaagaagctgaaaaggGTATTTTCCCTCCCTTACTATTGAGCTATTATGATTTATCGTCAACTTTGAAACAATGCTTTTCATATTGTGCCATCTTTTTAAAAGATTCTGTGATAGAGAAAGATAAGTTGATCAAATTGTGGATGGCGCAAGGTTTCTTTAAGGGAACGAAAAATAAACAGGTGGAGACCATCGGCCAGGAATGCTTTGATGACTTGGCTATGCGCTCCTTCTTTCaggattttcaaaaaaatgaaaataacagTCGCATACTGAAATGCAAAATGCATGATATAGTGCATGATTTTGcaagatttttgacaaaaaatgaGTGTTCTATGCTGGAAGTGAAAGCTGTAAATGATCCCAAGATAGAGTCTTGCACTGAAAAAGGTCGTCATCTGGTTGTGGTGCTTGAGAAGGGgtgttcatttcttttctacatttataattttcaaaaattgcgTAGCCTCTTAATCAAgtcatataataaaaatagttCAATTGGTGGAGCTTTGCCTAGGTTGTTTGATGAATTGATATGTTTAAGGAGTTTGGATTTGAGTTGGTGTTTGATTAAAGAAATACCAAAAGAGATTGGAAAATTAATATGCTTGAGGTACCTAAAGCTTAGTAATAACCATCATTTGCGAGAATTGCCTGAAACTTTGTGTGATTTATATAATCTACAAACGCTAGACCTCACAAGGTGTAGAAGTCTAAGAACACTGCCTTCTGGAATTGGAAAGCTTCTGAATTTGAGGCACCTTGATAATTGGGAGACTTTTAGATTGAGAGTCATGCCTAAAGGATTGGAAAGATTAACGTGCCTTCGGACGTTAAAGGAGTTAGTTGTGGGCGACGGCTGCAATGACTCTGGAACATTTACCATTGGAGATTTGGCGAACTTGAGTTGCCTTCAAGGGGATCTAAACATAAGAGGATTAGGAAATGCAACAGATTTGACTGAGGCTAGGAAAGCAAAACTTCGTAATAAGAATGACCTCATTGGTTTAACACTAAATTTTGATTTCAGTACTGGCAGAATTGGTGGTGAAGACATTATTCTTGAAGCCTTACAACCACCTCCTTACATAGAAAGATTAGAGATACGGTGCTTCAATGGGCCCCTCCTGTTCCCTAGTTGGCTGCAGTCATCAACATTGGCCCAGCTGAGGCGTATTACACTTAGTAATTGCAGAAACTGGGAGTATTTGCCTCCCTTGGGAAAACTGCCCTCCTTAGAATCACTTGAAATGTTAAACATGAAAAGAGTGAAGACAGTGGGAGTTGAATTTTTGGGAGTAACAAGAGAAGAGGGGCAAGCATCCTCTCCTACATCCTCTCTTGCGTCTTCTTTATCTATGATTGCCTTCCCCAATTTGACCTCTCTTCGTTTCACAAATATGGGAGAGTGGAAAGACTGGATTAGTTGTGAAATCGCATCTACAAGAGGAGCAGAAGTAGATATTGCCGTCATGCCACGTCTTCATTCCTTAGACATTCAGAGATGCCCGATGTTAAAGACTTTGCCAGACCACCTTCTTCGATTGACAAGCCTAAAGGAGCTGAGCATTGCTTGGTGTCCTATTCTTTCAGAATATTGCAGAAAGGAGTGGCCTAGCATCTCTCACATTCACGACATCAGAGTTGACGGTGTTTATGTGCAAAGAAATGGCCATTGA
- the LOC18596073 gene encoding uncharacterized RNA methyltransferase CT0009, with amino-acid sequence MATIPSHALRHLTVNRPWLRKIRCTASLAFCSPDNYINGNADTKTTNNSNSQAFFPKKNQVLELECESLAFKGKGVCKVADSGFVLLCDRALPGERFIGRVTRKKGSYAEVTKLKTISPHWDLVDAPCEYASYCGGCKTQNLSYEAQVRAKEQQVRELLINVGKFSDKSPDFSSIMKPIVPCDIQFHYRNKMEFSFGSQKWLPKELLDQKLDDNENYALGLHAPGFFDKILNVDKCLLQSEPANKILATVQDHWKDPELGLSPYNVHTHAGFFKHLVLRTGRDMKTGLPELMVNFVTSSYKPGLLKLLVEKISAIPEVVSIVNNVNTSVGNTSVGEEEYTLYGKSTITESLRGLTFQISANSFFQTNTRQAEVLYKLIEDCAGLRGDGSEVVLDLFCGTGTIGLTLAKTARHVYGYEVVAQAVADAHRNALLNGISNATFVQGDLNKIGENFGKDFPKPDIVISDPNRPGMHMKLIKFLLKLKASRIVYVSCNPATCARDLDYLCHGVREQNIKGCYQLKSIQPVDMFPHTPHIECVCQLELS; translated from the exons ATGGCCACCATTCCAAGCCATGCCTTAAGACACCTCACCGTCAATAGACCATGGCTCCGCAAAATCCGCTGCACGGCCTCTCTCGCGTTTTGCAGTCCTGACAACTACATCAACGGCAATGCCGACACCAAAACAACCAACAACAGCAATTCACAAGCATTcttcccaaagaaaaaccaagtCCTGGAGCTTGAATGTGAGAGCTTGGCTTTTAAAGGAAAAGGTGTTTGCAAGGTGGCAGATTCTGGGTTTGTTTTATTGTGTGACCGTGCACTCCCTGGTGAACGTTTCATCGGCCGTGTTACTCGTAAGAAAGGAAGTTATGCTGAG GTGACCAAGTTGAAGACAATATCTCCTCATTGGGACCTTGTTGATGCCCCTTGTGAGTATGCATCATACTGTGGAGGTTGTAAAACACAAAATCTGTCCTATGAGGCTCAGGTCAGAGCTAAGGAGCAACAAGTACGGGAACTGCTCATCAATGTTGGAAAGTTTTCAGATAAAAGCCCTGATTTCTCAAGTATTATGAAGCCCATTGTTCCCTGTGATATACAATTTCATTATCGAAATAAG ATGGAATTCTCATTTGGTTCTCAGAAATGGTTACCCAAGGAATTGTTAGATCAGAAGCTAGATGATAATGAGAACTATGCGCTAGGACTGCATGCTCCTGGCTTTTTTGATAAGATATTAAATGTTGACAAATGCTTATTACAAAGTGAGCCTGCCAACAAG ATCCTAGCAACTGTCcaagaccattggaaagatccAGAACTAGGTCTTTCTCCATACAATGTTCACACTCACGCTGGATTCTTTAAACATCTAGTTCTGAGAACTGGAAG GGACATGAAGACCGGTCTCCCTGAACTTATGGTTAACTTTGTCACCTCATCTTATAAGCCAGGGCTGCTGAAACTCTTAGTTGAGAAAATTTCAGCCATTCCTGAAGTG GTTAGCATTGTGAATAATGTAAATACTTCTGTTGGTAACACATCTGTTGGGGAGGAGGAATATACTTTGTATGGAAAATCTACAATCACAGAGAGTTTGAGAGGTCTAACATTTCAAATTTCTGCAAACTCTTTTTTCCAGACGAATACTCGTCAG GCTGAGGTCCTGTATAAACTAATTGAAGATTGTGCTGGCCTGCGAGGAGATGGCTCTGAAGTTGTCCTTGATCTATTTTGTGGAACAGGAACCATTGGTCTAACACTTGCCAAAAC gGCTAGACATGTCTATGGATATGAAGTAGTTGCTCAAGCTGTGGCAGATGCTCATAGAAATGCCTTGCTAAATGGAATAAGTAATGCTACATTTGTCCAAGGAGATCTTAACAAAATTGGTGAAAATTTTggcaaggattttccaaagcCAGACATCGTAATTTCAG ATCCAAATAGACCCGGTATGCACATGaagttaatcaaatttttgcTAAAGCTAAAGGCTTCAAGAATAGTTTACGTATCATGCAATCCTGCGACCTGTGCTCGTGACCTTGATTACCTTTGCCATGGTGTG AGAGAGCAAAACATCAAAGGATGTTACCAGTTAAAAAGCATACAGCCAGTGGACATGTTCCCTCATACTCCCCATATTGAATGTGTTTGCCAATTGGAGCTTTCTTGA
- the LOC18596075 gene encoding uncharacterized protein LOC18596075 isoform X1 has product MMQSRVVAVEEGKDPASAIRTNLSRALPLRLLLFCLSFLALGIGLSIMSMYSVRFFVVQHIASVAPSTSQPLFQEANSIESWIRPPSNLLHTMNDTELFWRASFVPQIKEYPFKRVPKIAFMFLTKGPLPLAPLWDRFFKGHEGRFSIYVHALPSYVAGYPPSSAFYRRQIPSQMVEWGKMSMCEAERRLIANALLDISNEWFILLSESCIPLHNFSIIYRYISRSRHSFMGSFDEAGPYGRGRYNPRMEPEVTLSQWRKGSQWFEVNRRLAINIIEDTTYYPKFKEFCRPACYVDEHYFPTMLSIQFPHLLANRTLTWTDWSRGGAHPATFGKADITEGLFNKILEGQLCLYNNQPSSVCYLFARKFAPSALDPLLGLASKVLGY; this is encoded by the exons ATGATGCAGTCAAGGGTGGTGGCGGTGGAGGAAGGTAAGGACCCTGCTTCTGCTATCAGAACGAACCTTTCGAGGGCCTTGCCTTTGAGActccttttattttgtttgtcgTTTTTGGCCCTGGGCATTGGATTATCCATCATGAGTATGTATTCTGTACGATTTTTTGTAGTCCAGCATATAGCTAGTGTAGCACCATCTACCAGTCAGCCTTTGTTTCAAGAGGCTAATAGCATAGAAAGTTGGATTAGGCCCCCATCAAACTTGTTGCATACTATGAATGACACAGAACTATTCTGGAGAGCTTCATTTGTTCCTCAAATCAAGGAATATCCTTTTAAGAGAGTCCCCAAGATTGCCTTCATGTTCTTGACCAAGGGGCCATTGCCACTGGCTCCTCTTTGGGACAGATTCTTCAAGGGGCACGAAGGGCGGTTCTCCATATATGTCCATGCACTGCCATCTTATGTTGCTGGCTATCCACCATCATCCGCTTTTTACAGGAGACAAATCCCAAGTCAG ATGGTGGAGTGGGGAAAGATGAGTATGTGCGAGGCTGAGAGGAGACTCATTGCTAATGCATTGCTCGATATCTCCAATGAATGGTTTATTCTCTTGTCTGAGTCATGCATTCCTCTGCACAATTTCAGCATAATTTATCGCTACATATCAAGATCAAGACACAGCTTTATGGGTTCATTCGATGAAGCTGGACCTTATGGCAGAGGTCGATACAATCCACGCATGGAACCGGAGGTCACACTCAGCCAGTGGCGGAAAGGGTCTCAATGGTTTGAAGTTAACAGGAGGCTTGCGATTAATATAATTGAGGACACCACATATTATCCCAAGTTTAAGGAGTTTTGCCGGCCAGCTTGTTATGTGGATGAGCATTACTTCCCCACCATGCTGAGCATCCAATTCCCTCATCTCTTGGCGAACAGAACTCTCACATGGACAGACTGGTCAAGGGGTGGGGCACACCCAGCCACATTTGGGAAGGCCGACATAACAGAAGGtttgtttaataaaattttagaagGTCAGTTATGCCTTTATAATAACCAGCCATCTTCGGTTTGCTATCTTTTTGCAAGGAAGTTTGCTCCAAGTGCTTTGGATCCTTTATTAGGATTAGCATCCAAAGTTTTAGGGTATTGA
- the LOC18596075 gene encoding uncharacterized protein LOC18596075 isoform X2 codes for MMQSRVVAVEEGKDPASAIRTNLSRALPLRLLLFCLSFLALGIGLSIMSMYSVRFFVVQHIASVAPSTSQPLFQEANSIESWIRPPSNLLHTMNDTELFWRASFVPQIKEYPFKRVPKIAFMFLTKGPLPLAPLWDRFFKGHEGRFSIYVHALPSYVAGYPPSSAFYRRQIPSQMVEWGKMSMCEAERRLIANALLDISNEWFILLSESCIPLHNFSIIYRYISRSRHSFMGSFDEAGPYGRGRYNPRMEPEVTLSQWRKGSQWFEVNRRLAINIIEDTTYYPKFKEFCRPACYVDEHYFPTMLSIQFPHLLANRTLTWTDWSRGGAHPATFGKADITEVSGLCSIVSSTTIRAVPTCCLAVLVL; via the exons ATGATGCAGTCAAGGGTGGTGGCGGTGGAGGAAGGTAAGGACCCTGCTTCTGCTATCAGAACGAACCTTTCGAGGGCCTTGCCTTTGAGActccttttattttgtttgtcgTTTTTGGCCCTGGGCATTGGATTATCCATCATGAGTATGTATTCTGTACGATTTTTTGTAGTCCAGCATATAGCTAGTGTAGCACCATCTACCAGTCAGCCTTTGTTTCAAGAGGCTAATAGCATAGAAAGTTGGATTAGGCCCCCATCAAACTTGTTGCATACTATGAATGACACAGAACTATTCTGGAGAGCTTCATTTGTTCCTCAAATCAAGGAATATCCTTTTAAGAGAGTCCCCAAGATTGCCTTCATGTTCTTGACCAAGGGGCCATTGCCACTGGCTCCTCTTTGGGACAGATTCTTCAAGGGGCACGAAGGGCGGTTCTCCATATATGTCCATGCACTGCCATCTTATGTTGCTGGCTATCCACCATCATCCGCTTTTTACAGGAGACAAATCCCAAGTCAG ATGGTGGAGTGGGGAAAGATGAGTATGTGCGAGGCTGAGAGGAGACTCATTGCTAATGCATTGCTCGATATCTCCAATGAATGGTTTATTCTCTTGTCTGAGTCATGCATTCCTCTGCACAATTTCAGCATAATTTATCGCTACATATCAAGATCAAGACACAGCTTTATGGGTTCATTCGATGAAGCTGGACCTTATGGCAGAGGTCGATACAATCCACGCATGGAACCGGAGGTCACACTCAGCCAGTGGCGGAAAGGGTCTCAATGGTTTGAAGTTAACAGGAGGCTTGCGATTAATATAATTGAGGACACCACATATTATCCCAAGTTTAAGGAGTTTTGCCGGCCAGCTTGTTATGTGGATGAGCATTACTTCCCCACCATGCTGAGCATCCAATTCCCTCATCTCTTGGCGAACAGAACTCTCACATGGACAGACTGGTCAAGGGGTGGGGCACACCCAGCCACATTTGGGAAGGCCGACATAACAGAAG TGTCAGGCCTTTGTAGCATAGTCAGCAGCACCACCATCAGAGCTGTGCCTACTTGCTGTCTAGCTGTACTGGTGCTGTGA